The following are encoded together in the Effusibacillus pohliae DSM 22757 genome:
- the ytvI gene encoding sporulation integral membrane protein YtvI, with protein MLDWILAYRKQVLNLALFLAAVFLVYCLLKWLLPFVTPLVIGMLIALLIEPLVRFLHRRIGLPRWLSAIAALLLVFGGGIALVVVISAKLVVELADLATKIPGWAQSVVDRFYGDIARLIDLYYANVDLALQAKINENLMNLGQAAGKFGVSLAQAALQAVSSVPNLIVVFLVSLFISYFISKDLLLFKRKIGAWVPVGIREKGRVVYEDLASAIGGYVRGQAILITITAVQTLAGLMILRVPYAFSFALLAAFLDILPLLGTGTLFVPWALYSLLTGDLRLGIGLLIVYGLIVVVRQLMEPRILANTIGLDPLAMIVAMYAGYTAAGFLGLLLAPFILIAFQSLLKVRAFDFILGNIEKKPPVARK; from the coding sequence ATGCTGGACTGGATCCTTGCCTACCGAAAACAGGTACTGAATCTCGCGCTGTTTCTGGCGGCTGTGTTTTTGGTGTATTGCCTGTTAAAATGGTTGCTGCCGTTCGTCACGCCGCTGGTGATCGGCATGCTGATCGCACTGCTGATTGAACCGCTGGTGCGGTTTCTCCACCGGCGGATCGGGCTTCCCCGCTGGCTGTCGGCGATCGCCGCCCTGCTGCTGGTGTTTGGCGGGGGCATCGCTTTGGTGGTGGTGATCAGTGCCAAGCTGGTGGTCGAACTGGCTGATCTGGCGACGAAAATCCCCGGCTGGGCGCAGTCGGTGGTCGACCGGTTTTACGGCGATATCGCACGCCTGATCGATTTGTACTACGCGAACGTGGACCTGGCATTGCAGGCCAAAATCAACGAGAATCTGATGAATCTCGGGCAGGCGGCCGGCAAATTCGGCGTGTCCTTGGCACAAGCGGCCCTGCAGGCGGTCAGTTCGGTGCCGAATTTGATCGTGGTTTTTCTGGTGTCGCTGTTTATCAGTTATTTTATCAGCAAAGATTTGCTTCTTTTCAAGCGCAAAATCGGCGCTTGGGTGCCGGTCGGCATTCGCGAGAAAGGCCGCGTGGTGTATGAAGATTTGGCAAGCGCGATCGGCGGTTATGTGCGGGGACAGGCGATTTTGATTACGATCACCGCTGTGCAAACGCTGGCCGGACTGATGATCCTGCGGGTGCCGTACGCGTTTTCGTTCGCTTTGTTGGCCGCTTTTCTTGATATTTTGCCGTTGCTTGGCACCGGAACGCTGTTTGTGCCGTGGGCATTGTATTCGCTGCTGACGGGCGATTTGCGGCTGGGTATCGGGCTGTTGATCGTCTACGGGTTGATTGTGGTGGTTCGGCAGCTGATGGAACCGCGGATTTTGGCGAATACGATCGGGCTTGACCCGCTGGCGATGATCGTTGCGATGTATGCCGGCTATACGGCTGCCGGTTTTCTCGGCCTGCTGCTGGCTCCGTTTATCCTGATCGCGTTCCAGTCGCTTTTGAAAGTGCGGGCGTTTGATTTTATTCTGGGAAATATCGAAAAGAAACCGCCGGTCGCCCGAAAATAG
- a CDS encoding inositol monophosphatase family protein, producing the protein MYDRFAAVAEAAAREAGNLIRERIGQAREVGEKTSKVDLVTEVDKQSESVIRTELLAAFPEHKILGEEGVAPGSQASAEALSKALSAEYLWIVDPIDGTTNFVHGYPGCTVSIALAHRGEVIVGVIYDPLRDEMFTARRNAGAYRNGQRISVSKEYDLQVSLLATGFPGDRGWARDVNMRGIAALSPLCRNIRAAGSAALHLAYVACGRLSGFWEIDLNAWDLAAGSLLVQEAGGEVTDTEGDPYTLEVRHIVATNGHIHDDLIRVLKQADGTGF; encoded by the coding sequence ATGTACGACAGATTTGCCGCTGTCGCCGAGGCTGCCGCCCGCGAAGCGGGCAACCTCATTCGGGAACGCATCGGTCAGGCGAGGGAGGTCGGCGAGAAAACTTCGAAAGTCGACCTTGTGACGGAAGTGGACAAGCAGTCGGAGTCGGTCATCCGCACAGAGTTGTTGGCCGCTTTTCCGGAACATAAAATTCTGGGGGAAGAAGGAGTGGCGCCCGGTTCCCAGGCGTCGGCGGAAGCGTTGTCGAAAGCGCTGTCGGCCGAATATTTGTGGATCGTCGACCCGATCGACGGGACGACCAATTTTGTGCACGGGTATCCCGGCTGCACCGTGTCGATCGCGTTGGCGCACCGGGGCGAAGTGATCGTCGGCGTGATCTATGACCCGCTGCGGGACGAGATGTTCACCGCCCGGCGGAACGCGGGGGCGTACCGAAACGGGCAGCGAATCTCCGTTTCGAAAGAGTACGACCTGCAGGTGAGCCTGTTGGCGACCGGCTTTCCGGGAGACAGGGGCTGGGCGCGCGATGTGAACATGCGGGGGATCGCGGCGCTGAGCCCGTTGTGCCGCAACATTCGGGCAGCCGGATCGGCCGCGCTGCACCTTGCTTATGTCGCTTGCGGACGGCTCAGCGGATTTTGGGAAATCGACCTGAACGCGTGGGATCTGGCGGCCGGCAGTTTGCTGGTGCAGGAAGCGGGCGGCGAGGTGACGGATACGGAGGGCGATCCGTACACGCTGGAGGTAAGGCATATCGTTGCCACCAACGGGCACATCCATGATGATCTGATCCGCGTGCTGAAGCAGGCGGACGGGACCGGATTTTAA
- a CDS encoding FAD-linked oxidase C-terminal domain-containing protein, with protein sequence MLKPHIAKELRAIVGDNWVMDTPEDCLAYSYDATPLYQSLPDGVVMPASTEEVAAIVKVCARENLKIVSRGSGSNLSAGTVPVEGGLVIVLTRMNRILEIDQDNLTATFQPGVITAHLHREVEKVGLFYPPDPGSMNISTLGGNIAECAGGLRGLKYGVTKDYIMGLQAVLPNGEILRTGGKSAKDVAGYDLTKLLVGSEGTLAIITEATAKLIPLPESKRTMLAMFRDLTGSARAVSRIIAERIIPATLEFLDNPTIRVVEDFARIGLPTDMGAILLIEQDGPEAVVERDIAKIADICRKEGAVEMKVADTPEEGAQLMQARRFALSALARVRPTTILEDATVPRARLAEMVERINEIAQKYGVQICTFGHAGDGNLHPTCMTDERDRDEIVRVERAFEEIFLAAIKLGGTITGEHGVGMAKMNYLSLKIGEAGIELMKALKRAIDPQNLMNPGKLFARDNRRRVVVNGGAPVQQHARGNGCGCDEHTAS encoded by the coding sequence ATGCTGAAACCGCATATAGCAAAAGAGCTGCGGGCGATCGTTGGGGACAACTGGGTGATGGACACCCCGGAAGATTGCCTCGCCTATTCGTATGACGCCACTCCGCTCTACCAGAGCCTGCCGGATGGTGTGGTGATGCCGGCTTCGACGGAGGAAGTGGCGGCGATCGTGAAAGTGTGTGCACGGGAAAATCTGAAGATTGTGTCACGTGGATCCGGGTCGAATCTGTCGGCCGGAACGGTTCCCGTAGAAGGTGGTCTGGTGATCGTGCTGACGAGGATGAACCGGATCCTTGAGATCGACCAGGACAATTTGACGGCCACGTTTCAGCCGGGGGTGATCACTGCCCATCTGCACCGTGAAGTGGAAAAAGTGGGCCTGTTCTACCCGCCCGACCCCGGCAGCATGAACATCTCAACGCTCGGCGGCAACATCGCGGAATGCGCCGGCGGCCTGCGCGGCCTCAAATACGGCGTGACCAAAGACTATATCATGGGCCTGCAGGCGGTGCTGCCGAACGGCGAGATTCTGCGCACCGGCGGTAAATCGGCGAAAGATGTGGCCGGTTACGACCTGACAAAGCTGCTGGTCGGTTCGGAAGGAACGCTGGCGATCATCACCGAAGCCACCGCAAAATTGATTCCGCTGCCGGAAAGCAAGCGAACCATGCTGGCGATGTTCCGGGATCTGACCGGTTCGGCCCGCGCCGTCTCGCGGATCATTGCTGAACGGATCATTCCGGCCACGCTCGAATTTTTGGACAATCCGACGATCCGGGTGGTCGAGGACTTCGCGCGGATCGGTCTGCCGACCGATATGGGTGCGATTTTGCTGATCGAGCAGGATGGTCCGGAAGCGGTGGTCGAGCGCGATATCGCCAAGATCGCCGACATCTGCCGGAAAGAGGGAGCGGTCGAAATGAAAGTGGCTGACACGCCGGAAGAGGGCGCACAGCTGATGCAGGCTCGCCGGTTTGCGCTGTCGGCATTGGCACGCGTGCGGCCGACCACGATTCTAGAAGACGCCACTGTCCCCCGCGCCCGGTTGGCGGAGATGGTGGAGAGAATCAATGAGATCGCGCAAAAATACGGCGTGCAGATCTGCACGTTCGGCCATGCCGGAGACGGCAATTTGCATCCGACCTGCATGACTGACGAACGGGATCGGGATGAGATAGTGCGGGTCGAGCGGGCGTTTGAGGAAATTTTCCTGGCGGCGATCAAACTGGGCGGCACGATCACCGGTGAACATGGAGTCGGCATGGCGAAAATGAATTATCTGTCACTCAAAATCGGCGAAGCGGGCATCGAGCTGATGAAGGCGCTGAAGCGGGCGATCGACCCGCAAAATCTGATGAATCCCGGCAAGCTGTTCGCCAGGGACAATCGGCGCCGGGTCGTGGTCAACGGCGGCGCTCCGGTTCAGCAGCACGCCCGGGGAAATGGATGTGGATGCGATGAACACACAGCCAGCTAA
- a CDS encoding FadR/GntR family transcriptional regulator, giving the protein MEKLKPKKVYEQVAQHIQSLIEQGVYKPGDKLPTLVEMAELLNVGRATVREAFSALQAKGLIEIRHGEGSFVRSIDLEQLQEPMSIALMRGDDLLELLEVRKILEVGAAELAARNRTEADLEDMRQALDVMGAHQESEPESVEADFQFHMAVAKASGNSMLISLIQTIAPTMQSTMNRSRSISGPPRDLLYDHIQVYRGIEAKQPEAARQAMYNHIDRVMQRVKSHVVQAKEGES; this is encoded by the coding sequence ATGGAAAAATTAAAGCCGAAAAAAGTGTATGAACAGGTGGCCCAGCACATTCAATCGCTGATCGAGCAGGGCGTGTATAAACCGGGCGATAAGCTGCCCACGCTGGTCGAGATGGCGGAGTTGCTGAATGTCGGACGGGCGACTGTCCGCGAGGCGTTCTCTGCGCTGCAGGCGAAAGGGCTGATCGAGATCCGGCACGGCGAAGGCTCATTCGTCAGAAGCATCGATCTGGAACAGTTGCAGGAGCCGATGAGCATCGCTCTGATGCGAGGGGACGATTTGCTCGAACTGCTGGAAGTACGAAAAATCCTCGAGGTGGGAGCCGCCGAACTGGCCGCCCGCAACCGGACGGAAGCCGATCTGGAAGACATGCGCCAGGCGCTTGATGTGATGGGAGCCCATCAGGAATCGGAGCCAGAGAGCGTGGAAGCCGATTTTCAGTTTCACATGGCGGTGGCGAAAGCATCCGGCAACTCCATGCTGATTTCGCTGATCCAGACGATCGCTCCGACGATGCAAAGCACGATGAACCGGTCGCGGAGCATTTCCGGTCCGCCACGCGACCTGTTGTACGATCACATCCAGGTGTACCGTGGCATCGAAGCGAAACAGCCGGAAGCTGCCCGCCAGGCGATGTACAACCATATCGACCGGGTGATGCAGCGGGTCAAATCCCATGTGGTACAAGCAAAAGAAGGGGAGTCCTGA
- a CDS encoding GNAT family N-acetyltransferase: protein MVRLLELDARYADVLRQRFAIDRSALDGYLAEEVLGWSMSRLVCEDQEIVGLIQVRQLDSEKRCGLLGTRLIPEVWGSGVNATVKRLMLQLLFAERPDIDRVYLCIEPGNTRSIRAAQKLPYAEEIGGAEVPDELLRAAPASVRNYRWFVIRKAVFKRKI from the coding sequence ATGGTTCGCTTGCTGGAATTGGATGCTCGCTATGCGGATGTGTTGCGGCAGCGGTTTGCAATCGACCGGTCGGCGCTGGACGGGTATCTGGCGGAAGAAGTCCTCGGCTGGTCGATGTCGCGGCTCGTCTGTGAGGATCAGGAGATCGTCGGACTGATTCAGGTTCGCCAGTTGGATTCGGAAAAAAGGTGCGGTTTGCTTGGCACGCGGCTGATTCCGGAAGTGTGGGGCAGCGGCGTGAACGCAACTGTCAAACGGCTGATGCTGCAGCTGCTGTTTGCCGAGCGTCCGGATATTGACCGGGTGTATCTCTGTATTGAGCCAGGCAACACAAGATCCATCCGAGCGGCGCAAAAGCTGCCGTACGCGGAGGAGATCGGCGGCGCCGAAGTCCCTGACGAATTGCTTCGGGCGGCCCCGGCTTCTGTAAGGAATTATCGCTGGTTTGTGATTAGGAAGGCTGTTTTTAAAAGAAAAATTTGA
- a CDS encoding (Fe-S)-binding protein produces the protein MNTQPANDILQLMETMHYDEILNCMRCGFCLPACPTYRETGKETASPRGRIAMMKAVVNGQLDISEKFDSDMYLCLGCRACETACPAGVPYGKLIEGAREVVETYRKRPIFIRLVHNLTMQRLFPYPNRMQKLGSLLYFYQKSGLATLARKSGIMKLLPRSMAEMEKAVPQAASPAERKARQRFVPAKGEKRMTVGLFTGCVMDVMFFNTNEATAKLLSAFGCDVVYIEGQTCCGALHAHAGDKEAAKQLAKQNIEAFEGSGVEGLVNNAGGCGAALKEYHHWFQGDPEWEPRARRFVEAQRDVNELLATLPLPKMRPLPCRVTYQDSCHLAHGQKVRWQPRELLKSIPGIEYVELPEADRCCGSAGIYNITNFDMSMRILDGKMQQVKETKADLVVTSNPGCLLQMRAGIVRAGLQDRMRAVHIADLLYEAVAEPAP, from the coding sequence ATGAACACACAGCCAGCTAACGACATTCTCCAATTGATGGAGACGATGCATTATGATGAGATTCTCAACTGCATGCGGTGCGGCTTCTGTCTCCCCGCCTGCCCGACGTACCGGGAGACGGGAAAAGAGACCGCATCCCCCCGCGGCCGGATCGCGATGATGAAAGCGGTCGTCAATGGTCAGTTGGACATCTCGGAAAAATTCGATTCTGACATGTACCTGTGCCTTGGCTGCCGCGCTTGCGAAACGGCATGTCCGGCCGGCGTCCCGTACGGAAAGCTGATCGAAGGGGCGCGGGAAGTGGTGGAGACCTATCGCAAACGGCCGATTTTCATCCGGCTTGTCCACAATCTGACGATGCAGCGGCTGTTTCCTTATCCCAACCGCATGCAAAAACTCGGCAGTCTGCTGTACTTCTATCAAAAATCAGGCTTGGCCACCCTCGCACGCAAGAGCGGTATCATGAAACTGTTGCCCAGGAGCATGGCGGAAATGGAAAAAGCCGTGCCGCAAGCGGCTTCACCGGCGGAGCGAAAAGCACGCCAGCGGTTTGTGCCGGCGAAGGGAGAAAAGCGGATGACAGTCGGCCTGTTTACCGGTTGCGTGATGGATGTCATGTTCTTTAACACGAATGAAGCCACCGCCAAGCTGTTGTCCGCTTTTGGCTGCGATGTGGTGTACATCGAGGGGCAAACCTGCTGCGGCGCCTTGCATGCGCACGCCGGTGACAAGGAGGCGGCCAAACAATTGGCGAAACAAAACATCGAAGCGTTTGAAGGTTCCGGTGTCGAGGGACTGGTTAACAATGCGGGCGGTTGCGGTGCCGCATTGAAGGAATATCACCATTGGTTTCAAGGGGATCCGGAATGGGAACCGCGCGCCCGACGGTTTGTGGAGGCCCAGCGGGATGTGAATGAACTGCTGGCCACCTTGCCATTGCCCAAAATGCGCCCCCTGCCGTGCCGGGTGACCTATCAGGATTCCTGCCATCTGGCGCACGGGCAGAAGGTCCGCTGGCAGCCGCGGGAACTTCTGAAGAGCATTCCGGGCATCGAGTATGTCGAATTGCCGGAGGCGGATCGCTGTTGCGGATCGGCCGGCATTTACAACATCACCAATTTTGACATGTCAATGCGGATTCTGGACGGAAAAATGCAACAGGTGAAAGAGACGAAAGCGGATCTGGTCGTCACGTCAAACCCCGGCTGTCTGTTGCAAATGCGGGCTGGCATTGTGCGCGCCGGGTTGCAAGACCGGATGCGGGCGGTGCATATTGCCGATCTGTTGTACGAGGCGGTGGCAGAACCAGCGCCATAA
- a CDS encoding DUF2294 domain-containing protein, which translates to MQIKKGELEDKISKALTQWEKEYLGRGSVSVKTDIVRNMVIVLLKGVLTPAERNLAQTIEGMLSIKKIRADLVESGSDQLKELLANLTGSNVTSFYTDVSTRTGERVMVFILSDNLEEQYR; encoded by the coding sequence ATGCAAATAAAAAAAGGGGAACTGGAGGACAAAATCAGCAAAGCCCTTACCCAATGGGAAAAAGAATACCTGGGCCGCGGTTCCGTTTCGGTAAAGACGGATATTGTACGAAATATGGTCATCGTTTTACTCAAGGGGGTTTTAACCCCTGCCGAACGCAACCTGGCTCAAACGATTGAAGGGATGCTCTCCATAAAAAAAATCCGGGCCGACTTGGTGGAATCGGGCAGCGACCAACTGAAGGAGCTCCTCGCCAATTTGACAGGTTCGAACGTGACCAGTTTCTACACGGACGTCAGCACCCGAACCGGAGAACGTGTGATGGTGTTCATCCTGTCGGATAATCTGGAAGAACAATATCGGTAG
- a CDS encoding sodium-dependent bicarbonate transport family permease, whose product MYDIILQNLLSPSVLFFALGFIASVTKSDLKFPSGLSESLSLYLLIAIGFKGGIELSDQSVQNLIGPMAGTLFLGVVIPLFALILGRWIRLDLHNSIALAATYGSVSIVTFGAAIAFLNNAGIKYESFMNAMVVLLESPAILVSLVLYGILQNVKSVSLGYAGTHERTTQTSLFGIKWMDRNVLRESLLGKSVLLMLGSLFIGLIVGQRALPIVKPLFFDLYQSILVLFLLNMGLLAGQRVTELGEHGLKLVSLGIVMPILFGTLGVWVGKMSGLSLGGMTVMGVMAGSASYIAAPAALRTSVPEANPSIYLGLSLGVTFPFNLVAGIPLYYHIAQWIG is encoded by the coding sequence ATGTATGACATTATTTTGCAAAACCTGCTATCGCCGAGCGTGTTGTTTTTCGCTCTGGGATTCATCGCATCCGTCACGAAATCAGACCTGAAATTCCCGTCAGGTCTCAGTGAGTCTCTCAGTCTGTATCTTTTGATTGCGATCGGCTTCAAAGGAGGCATCGAACTTTCCGATCAATCTGTCCAAAATCTGATCGGTCCCATGGCAGGAACCCTGTTCCTGGGAGTGGTCATTCCATTGTTCGCGCTGATTCTTGGCCGCTGGATCCGTTTGGATTTACACAACTCGATCGCTTTGGCGGCCACTTATGGATCGGTCAGCATCGTCACATTCGGGGCTGCTATCGCTTTTCTCAACAACGCTGGAATTAAATATGAAAGCTTTATGAACGCCATGGTGGTTTTATTGGAAAGTCCCGCCATCCTCGTTTCTTTGGTGCTGTATGGCATATTGCAAAATGTAAAATCGGTATCCCTCGGATATGCGGGAACTCATGAAAGGACCACCCAGACCTCTTTATTTGGAATAAAATGGATGGACAGGAACGTACTGAGAGAAAGTTTGTTGGGCAAAAGCGTTTTGCTGATGTTGGGAAGCCTGTTCATCGGTTTGATTGTCGGGCAACGTGCCCTGCCGATTGTAAAACCGCTTTTTTTCGACTTGTACCAAAGCATTCTGGTGCTGTTTCTGCTGAACATGGGGCTTTTGGCGGGACAACGTGTGACCGAACTTGGTGAACATGGCCTGAAACTGGTGTCTTTAGGCATCGTGATGCCGATTCTGTTTGGCACCTTGGGTGTTTGGGTCGGAAAAATGAGCGGACTTTCCCTCGGTGGAATGACGGTTATGGGAGTGATGGCTGGCAGCGCTTCCTATATTGCGGCACCGGCTGCATTGCGCACCTCCGTGCCGGAAGCCAATCCGTCGATCTATTTGGGGTTATCCTTAGGCGTGACTTTTCCTTTCAATCTTGTGGCCGGGATTCCGCTTTACTACCATATTGCCCAATGGATCGGGTAA
- a CDS encoding VIT1/CCC1 transporter family protein, protein MPHTEHVEKHFEAPDVIRDIVIGLTDGLTVPFALAAGLSGTVTNTSLVVIAGLAEIAAGSIAMGLGGYLAARSEREHYFSELEREKREIVELPHREREEVAEILREFGMPEENIPSTVDAICKDPNRWIHFMMKFELGLVEPEPKRARNSSLTIGLSYIAGGLIPLAPYMFTDHAQTALLVSVILTLIALFVFGLVKGKFSGTRPFKSAWQTTLVGGLAAGAAYLVARWIA, encoded by the coding sequence TCGAGGCGCCCGATGTGATCCGCGATATCGTGATCGGCCTGACGGACGGGCTGACCGTGCCGTTTGCTTTGGCTGCCGGCTTGTCCGGGACGGTCACAAACACCAGTCTGGTGGTGATTGCCGGCCTGGCCGAGATTGCCGCCGGTTCCATCGCCATGGGGTTAGGCGGATATTTGGCCGCCCGTTCCGAGCGGGAACATTATTTTTCCGAATTGGAGCGAGAAAAACGGGAAATCGTCGAACTTCCCCACCGCGAACGGGAAGAAGTGGCCGAGATTCTGCGGGAGTTTGGGATGCCGGAAGAAAACATCCCGTCCACCGTGGATGCCATTTGCAAAGATCCGAACCGCTGGATCCATTTTATGATGAAGTTTGAACTCGGCCTCGTCGAACCGGAACCGAAACGGGCAAGGAACAGCTCACTGACGATCGGCCTTTCCTACATCGCCGGTGGATTGATCCCGCTCGCGCCCTATATGTTTACCGACCATGCGCAAACCGCGTTGCTCGTTTCTGTGATCCTGACGCTGATCGCGTTGTTTGTGTTCGGGCTCGTCAAAGGAAAATTCAGCGGCACCCGCCCGTTCAAGAGCGCGTGGCAAACCACCCTCGTGGGAGGACTCGCGGCGGGAGCCGCCTATCTGGTGGCCAGGTGGATCGCCTGA
- a CDS encoding SPL family radical SAM protein, whose product MEKRRVFTLKSKTVLNRVAAPSMPFTWSINPYRGCSHGCAFCYARDTHTYIGMGTDDTFRTHLFVKADAPALLQRELAKGKWKGGWVAIGTATDPYQPLEKQRQITRGILEVLALYRIPVTITTRSPLILRDVTLLQELGRYAGCSVNISINTLDVQVWRSIEPESPHPESRFAAVRQLREVGIRTGIFLAPVLPFLTDDLSTLQTLLQRAREADASFVVASLLRLKPEVKQWFFQQLECQFPDKVPLYRSLYRGTYVDPQYAKRFREKIAPLLEQYGYAKAPVTREDGVSPTMQASMQATVRPSGRSPVGNQEQLSFAF is encoded by the coding sequence ATGGAAAAACGCCGTGTCTTTACGCTGAAAAGCAAAACGGTGCTGAACCGGGTGGCTGCCCCGTCGATGCCGTTCACTTGGTCGATTAACCCATATCGAGGATGCTCGCACGGATGCGCATTCTGTTATGCAAGGGACACGCATACGTATATCGGCATGGGGACGGATGACACGTTTCGCACACACCTGTTTGTGAAAGCGGACGCGCCGGCCTTGTTGCAGCGGGAGCTGGCGAAAGGAAAATGGAAAGGCGGATGGGTGGCGATCGGAACGGCGACCGACCCGTACCAACCTTTGGAAAAGCAGCGGCAGATCACGCGGGGAATTTTGGAAGTGTTGGCATTGTACAGGATCCCTGTGACGATTACCACACGGTCGCCGCTGATTCTGCGCGATGTTACACTGTTGCAGGAATTGGGCCGCTATGCCGGCTGCTCCGTGAATATCTCAATCAACACGCTGGATGTTCAAGTGTGGCGTTCGATCGAGCCGGAATCGCCCCATCCCGAGAGCCGGTTTGCCGCCGTCCGCCAGTTGCGGGAGGTGGGCATCCGCACGGGTATTTTTCTGGCCCCTGTGCTGCCGTTCCTGACGGATGACCTGTCGACGCTGCAGACGCTGCTGCAGCGGGCGCGGGAAGCAGACGCCTCGTTTGTGGTGGCGTCGCTGTTGCGGCTGAAACCGGAAGTCAAACAGTGGTTCTTCCAACAGCTGGAATGCCAATTTCCGGATAAAGTCCCGCTGTACCGCAGCTTGTACCGGGGAACTTATGTGGATCCGCAGTACGCGAAGCGGTTCCGGGAAAAAATCGCTCCGTTGCTTGAGCAGTACGGATATGCAAAAGCGCCTGTGACGAGGGAAGACGGAGTGTCTCCGACGATGCAGGCAAGCATGCAGGCAACGGTTCGTCCGTCCGGCCGATCGCCGGTCGGCAACCAAGAGCAATTATCATTCGCTTTTTAG
- a CDS encoding 4-hydroxy-3-methylbut-2-enyl diphosphate reductase, with amino-acid sequence MEVLKITPRGYCYGVVDAMVLAQQAVKDLNLPRPIYILGMIVHNQHVVEAFEQQGVITLDGGNRLELLEKIDKGTVVFTAHGVSPEVRRRAREKGLTIIDATCPDVTKTHELIREKTAEGYEVLYIGKKGHPEPEGAIGVAPDRVHLVEKLEDLQRIRITSDKILVTNQTTMSQWDVKELMNKILEVYPHAEIHNEICLATQVRQEAVAEQAKQADVVIVVGDPRSNNSNRLAQVAEEMAGVPAYRVADVTEIDPQWLIGKKVVGVTSGASTPTPITKEVIDWLEQFDPDNPATWKKRRTVNLDKLLPAFRVRE; translated from the coding sequence ATGGAAGTGTTGAAAATTACGCCGCGGGGCTATTGTTATGGAGTGGTTGATGCGATGGTACTGGCCCAACAGGCGGTCAAGGACCTGAATCTGCCTCGCCCGATTTATATACTTGGCATGATTGTGCACAACCAGCATGTGGTGGAAGCGTTTGAGCAGCAGGGCGTCATCACCCTGGACGGTGGAAATCGGCTTGAGTTGCTTGAAAAAATCGACAAAGGTACGGTGGTGTTCACGGCGCACGGGGTGTCGCCGGAAGTTCGTCGGCGCGCCCGCGAAAAAGGACTGACGATTATCGACGCCACTTGTCCGGATGTGACGAAAACGCACGAACTGATTCGCGAGAAGACGGCTGAAGGATACGAGGTGCTCTACATCGGGAAAAAAGGGCATCCGGAACCGGAGGGGGCGATCGGCGTCGCGCCCGATCGCGTCCACTTGGTCGAGAAACTTGAGGATCTGCAGCGCATCCGGATCACAAGCGATAAAATTTTGGTAACCAATCAGACCACGATGAGCCAATGGGATGTGAAAGAACTGATGAACAAAATTCTCGAGGTCTACCCGCACGCGGAGATCCACAACGAAATCTGCCTGGCGACGCAGGTGCGGCAGGAGGCGGTGGCGGAGCAGGCGAAACAGGCGGATGTCGTGATCGTCGTCGGTGATCCCCGCAGCAACAACTCTAACCGGTTGGCGCAGGTAGCGGAAGAAATGGCAGGCGTCCCGGCCTACCGCGTGGCGGATGTGACAGAGATCGATCCACAGTGGCTGATCGGCAAGAAAGTGGTGGGCGTCACCTCCGGTGCGTCGACTCCGACGCCGATTACGAAGGAAGTGATCGACTGGTTGGAGCAGTTTGACCCGGACAACCCGGCGACATGGAAGAAACGGCGGACGGTCAATCTCGACAAATTGCTTCCGGCGTTCCGGGTCCGAGAGTAG
- a CDS encoding protease complex subunit PrcB family protein: MKKPMIALAIVFALSVTQSSQAQVQQAAGDSQYASNESPERESLIEKILNLIGLREEAQTLLEKLRSRMESGERGRPMPFQKVDLATTGPAVQTWVAGQKPIPGVHSAMIEGKTYILVSRGEKPNPGYGIGIRNVIEEPDRLVVQVDLRNPEPGMMYAQVITTPIDVVEIPQTNKPVVLENMIE, encoded by the coding sequence GTGAAAAAACCGATGATTGCACTCGCCATTGTTTTTGCACTGTCTGTCACCCAGTCATCGCAAGCACAGGTTCAGCAAGCAGCCGGGGACAGCCAATATGCCTCGAACGAGTCGCCTGAGAGGGAATCTCTGATCGAGAAAATCCTCAATCTGATCGGGCTGAGAGAGGAAGCGCAAACGCTGTTGGAAAAATTGCGAAGCCGCATGGAAAGCGGCGAAAGGGGACGACCGATGCCTTTTCAAAAAGTGGATCTTGCGACAACCGGTCCGGCGGTGCAAACGTGGGTGGCCGGCCAAAAACCGATACCCGGAGTTCATTCCGCGATGATCGAGGGAAAAACCTACATCCTGGTGTCGCGGGGCGAGAAGCCGAATCCGGGCTATGGAATCGGGATTCGCAACGTAATTGAGGAACCGGACCGGCTCGTGGTGCAGGTGGATCTTCGCAACCCGGAGCCCGGCATGATGTATGCGCAAGTCATCACCACGCCGATCGATGTGGTGGAAATCCCGCAGACGAACAAGCCGGTGGTGCTGGAAAACATGATTGAATAG